The genomic window CTGCCCGCGTGCACGTCTTCGCCGATCTCGTCGTCTTCCTCGATCGCACGCCGGAGGCCGCGCAGACTCGCAAGGATCGGCTCGACGAGCTGCTGGATGCCGAATATCGCAGCGACGCGGACATTTTCGTCGGCACACCGGCGCAGCTGGCCGACCAGCTGCAGGACTGGCATGCCGTCGGGCTTTCGGGCTTTCGGCTGCGTCCGGGCACGCTGCCGCATGACCTGGCCCAGATCACCGAGTCATTGGTACCCGAGTTGCGCCGCCGCGGGGCATTCCGCGACGCCTATGACACCGACACGCTTCGCGGGTTGCTCGGACTTGGCCGTCCCGCCAACCGTTACGCGACCGCCTGAGTCACCCGGGAGATTTCGATGACTTCAATAACCAAGCCCATCAAGCAGATTCATTTGGCGGCGCATTTCCCTGGCGTCAACAACACCACGGTGTGGAGCGATCCCGCCGCGGGCAGTCACATCGAGTTCAGCTCGTTCGCACAATTCGCGCAGAGCGCCGAGCGCGGCAAGTTCGACTTTTTGTTCCTCGCCGAGGGATTGCGGCTGCGCGAGCAGGGCGGCGAAATCTACGATCTGGACGTGGTCGGCCGGCCCGACACCTTCACCGTGCTGGCGGCGCTGGCCGCGGTCACCGAGCGCATCGGACTGACCGGCACCATCAACTCCACCTTCAACGAGCCCTACGAGGTGGCCCGTCAGTTCGCCTCGTTGGACCATCTGTCCGGCGGCCGGGCCGCCTGGAATGTCGTGACGTCGTGGGATGCGTTCACCGGGGAGAACTTTCGCCGCGGCGGCTTCCTGGCCGAGGACCAGCGCTACGAACGGGCGAAGACGTTCCTGCAGACCGCCCAAGAGCTGTTCGACTCCTGGCGCGGGGACGAGATCGTCGCGGACAAGGCAGCCGGAGTATTTTTGTCCGACCCACGCGCCGGCGAGTTCATGCACCGCGACGCGCATTTCGACATCCGAGGCCGCTTCAACGTCCCGAGGAGCCCGCAGGGCCGCCCGGTGATCTTCCAGGCCGGTGACTCCGACGAGGGCCGCGAGTTCGCCGCCGCCGCCGCGGACGCGATCTTCTCGCGGCACAGCACCCTGGGCGCCGGGCAGGCGTTCTACGAGGACGTCAAGGGCCGGCTGGCCCGCTACGGCCGCCGCCGCGACGAGCTGCTGATCCTGCCCGCCGCGACGTTCGTGATCGGCGATACCGACGCCGAGGCCGACGAGATCGCCCAGCAGGTGCGGCTGGCGCAGGTGTCGCCGCAGACGGCGATCAAGTTCCTCGAGCAGCTCTGGAACCGCGACTTGTCCGACCACGACCCCGACGGGCCCCTGCCCAGCGTGGACCCGGTCGTGGGCGAGAACACCATCTCGCGCGGCCGCGCCAGCGTCCGCATGTTCCGCGACCCGATCGCGATCGCCAACGACTGGCGGGCCAAGGCCGAGGCCGAGAATCTGACGACCCGCGAGCTGATCGTCGAGGTCACGGGGCGGCAGTCCTTCGTCGGGTCGCCGCAGACCGTCGCGGCGACGATCAACGACTTCGTCCAGGCCGACGCCAGCGACGGCTTCATCCTGGTACCCCACATCACACCCGGCGGGCTGGACCCCTTCGTCGACCGGGTGGTGCCGCTACTGCAGGAGCGCGGGGTGTTCCGCGCGGACTACGCCGGCAGCACGCTGCGCGAACACCTCGGTCTGGCACCGCTGCCCACGCCGCGGCGGCCCGCCGCCTCGACCGAGGTGGCGTCGTAAGCGCCATGACTACTCCGCTCAACGTGCTCGACCTCGTCCCGATCTCGTCGGGCTCGAACGCGACGCAGGCCCTGCGCAACAGCATCGATCTGGCTCGCCGCACCGAGGCCCTGGGATACGCGCGCTACTGGTTCGCCGAGCACCACCTGAACCCCGGCGTCGCCGGGACGTCGCCCGCGGTGGTGCTCGCGTTGATCGCGGGGGAGACCTCCACGATCCGGCTCGGCTCGGGTGCGGTGCAGATGGGGCATCGCACGGCGCTGGCCACCGTGGAGGAATTCGGGCTGCTGGACGCGCTGCACCCGGGCCGGTTCGACCTCGGCCTGGGGCGCTCGGGCGGCAAACCGCGTGAGCCGGCACTGGTATCGTCGGCGCCCCGGCAGCCGGTGATCGACGGACGTACCTCCAACGGGCTGCTCATCCCGCCGAAGTTCGACTTCACCCCCCTGCTGAAATCGCCGCGGTTCGCGTTGCACCGGGCGCTGCTGCAGCTGCCCGGCGCGGAGTCGCAAAACTACACCGAGCAAATCGGCGACGTCCTGGCGCTGATCGCCGACACCTACCGCTCCGACGACGGCGAGCGGGCGCACGTCGTGCCGGGCGGTGGCGCCGATCTGCAGATTTGGATCCTGGGCAGTAGCGGCGGGGAGAGCGCCGTCGTCGCCGGCAACCGGGGGTTGCGGTTCGCCACCAACTATCACGTCGCCCCGGCCACCGTGCTCGAGGCGGCCGACGGCTACCGGGCTGCGTTTCGGCCCTCGGCCGAGCTGGAGAAGCCCTACGTCGCGGTGTCCGCGGACGTCGTCGTCGCCGACAACGAGGCCACCGCGCGCGAGCTGGCCACCGGTTACGGGCTGTGGGTGCGCAGCATCCGCACCGGCGAGGGCGCCATCCCGTTCCCCACCCCGGCCGAGGCGCGCGCCCACACCTGGACCGACGCCGACCGCGCGCTGGTCGCCGACCGGGTCGACACCCAATTCGTCGGAACCCCATCGCAAGTTGCCGACGATTTGGAGCGGTTGCGGGACGCCACCGAGGCCGACGAACTGATCGTCACGACGATCACCCACGACCACGAGGACCGGGTGCGGTCTTATCAGCTGCTCGCCGAGGAGTGGGCGCGCCGCTGACTACTGCGCCCGGACACCGATTCCATGTATGTCATCGAATCGGGAGGCCGGTCAGCGCCCGAGAGATCACCAGCCGCTGGATCTCGCTGGTGCCCTCGAAGATGGTGAAGATCTTTGCGTCCCGGTGCATTCGCTCCACCGGGTAGTCGCGAGTGTAGCCGTTGCCGCCGAGAATCTGGATGGCCTCGTCGGTGACGTACACCGCGGTCTCGCTGGCCACCAGTTTGGCCATCGAGCCTTCGGCGGAATCGAAGGCCTGGTTGTTGCGTGCCATCCAGCCGGCCCGCCACACCAACAGGCGGGCGGCGTCGATCCGGCTTCTCATGTCGGCCAGCTTGAACGCCACCGCCTGGAATTCCCCGATCTTGCGGCCGAATTGTTCACGCTGCGAGGCGTATTCGAGGGCGTATTCATACGCGGCCCGGGCCACGCCGACGGCCATGGCGCCGACGGTCGGCCGGGTGCGTTCGAAGGTCTTCATCGCCGCCTGCCCGCCGGCGGAGGAACCGGACTTCACCCGGGCGATGCGTGCCTCGAACTTTTCGCGGCCGCCGAGAATGCCGTCCTCGGGCAGCCGGACGTTGTCGAGGACCACCTCGGCGGTGTGCGAGGCACGGATGCCGTGCTTCTTGAATTTCTGGCCCTGAGCCAGGCCTTTGGTGTCCGGCGGGATGACGAAGGAAGCCTGGCCGCGGGTGCCGAGCTCGGGATAGACCGAGGCCACCACGATGTGCACGTTGGCGATCCCGCCGTTGGTGGCCCAGGTCTTGGTGCCGTTGAGCACCCACTCGCCCGCGGCCTCGTCGTAGCGCGCGCGGGTGCGGATTGCGCCCACGTCGGAGCCCGCATCGGGCTCCGACGAGCAGAACGCCCCGAGCTTGGGGTCGCCGGGCGTCCCGAACATCTCGGGGAGCCAGCGACCCAGCTGTTCGGGAGTTCCGTTGCCCGCCAACGCCGCCGCGGCCAGGCCCGTCCCCATGATGGACAGCGCGATACCGGCGTCGCCCCAGAACATCTCCTCGAATGCGGCCAGCATGCCCAGCCCGGTCGGCTCGGCGGCCTGCTGCGCGAAGAAGTCGGGCGAGTACAGCCCGACCTTCGCCGCCTCCTGGATCACGGGCCAGGGAGTTTCCTCGCGCTCGTCCCATTCGGCCGCGGCCGGCCGGATGACCTCGGCCGCGAATTGATGCACCCAATCGCGGACTTCGATCACGTCTTCGCTGAGTTCTAATGAGAATGTCATGTTCTGCTCCTGGAATCGCTTGGTAGTCAGGGGTTTTTGGGATTCGTGTACTGGGCGAGGACGCTGACCGTCTGGTTGACCCACGCCTCGAAATAACGCTCGCCGTCGATGTTGCCCGGCATACGGCCAGTTAACGCCTGCAACGTCGGGGCGTAGGACAGCGAGCCGATCGCCACGGCGGCGGCCGCCTCGGGGTCCGGGATGCTGGTGCGCCCGGACCGGTTGGACGCGACGAGCTCGTCGGCAAATCGCTGATAGGCGTTGTCGGTGATGACCTGCCACGTCTTCTCGTCGAGGTCGCCGACTTCGTCTGGCTCACGCAGCATCACCTTGAGCACCTCCTCGCTTTCGACGAGGTTGCTCCAGATCAGTTGGCCCGCGGTGCGCACGGCGTGCTCGACGCTGCCCGGCTCGTCGGCGTCGAACTGCTCGCGCGCAGTCACAATGCTGTCGATCCGGTGGGCCACGGCCGCCTCCAGCAGCTCGCGCTTGGAGGCGAAGTGTTTGTAGAGCGCACCCGAGCCCGGTGCCAGGCCGGACGCCCGCTGGATGTCCGCCACCGAGGTCGCCGCATAGCCCTTTGCGGCGAACAGCTTCAGTGCCTCGGCCAGCAGCCGATTCCGTCCGGAGAGGACCATGGTGAGAGAGTACTCACTCACCACACAGGGTGGCAAATCCGGGGGTGGTGGTAGCCCGAGGGCATCGGGATGCGCGATGCTGGGACTCAGCTCGCGGCTCCCGGGGGCACCGGGGCCGGCGGGCGCGACGACGGAAGGAATGCAGTGAACGAAGAGCAGCGCAACGTTATGGCGTCGGGCCGCGGCTTCATCGCCGCACTGGACCAAAGCGGCGGCAGCTCGCCAAAAGCCTTGAAGCTCTATGGGATTGACGAGGACACCTACAACGGCGACGACCAGATGTTCGACCTCATCCACCAGATGCGCGCGCGGCTGATCACCAGCCCGAGCTTCACCGGCGCTCACGTGATCGCGACCATCCTGTTCGAGCAGACCATGGACCGGACTGTCAACGGCGAGGACTCCGCGGCTTTCCTGTGGAAGCAGAAGCACATCGTGCCGTTCGTGAAGGTTGACCAGGGGCTGGCCGACGCCGAAAACGGCGTGCAGCTGATGAAGCCGATGACGAAGCTCGACTCCCTGCTCGAGCGGGCCGTCGACAAAGGGATTTTCGGTACCAAGATGCGCTCGTTCATCCAGGAACCGAACGCCGCGGGCATCAGGGCGATCGTCGACCAGCAATTCGAGTACGCGGACAAGATCGCCGTGAGCGGGCTGATCCCGATCATCGAGCCCGAGGTCAGCATCAAGAGCCCCGACAAGCCCGCGGCGGACAGCCTGCTGGTGTCGGCGCTGACCGCCAAGCTCGACGAGCTCCCCGGCAACCGTCAGGTCATGTTGAAGCTGACCCTGCCCGACGAGGACAACCTGTATGCGCCGCTGATCGGCCACCCCCGGGTATTGCGGGTGGTTGCCCTGTCCGGCGGCTACAGCCTCGCGGAGAGTTGCACGATCCTCGCCCGCAACAAGGGGTTGATCGCCAGCTTCTCGCGGGCGCTCACTGAGGGGTTGACCGTTCAGCAAAGCGACGCGGAATTCGACGAGAAGCTCGGATCGAACATCGAGCAGATCTACCAGGCGTCGATCACCTAGCCCGGCTTTCGCGTCCGTCGCAGGCGGTGGCGGCGCGCACTACGCTTTCAAGCATGGCCCCGAAGCTGCCCTCGCCGAAGATCCTCCTCGAATGGCCCGTACTCCGTCAGCTGCGTTCGGGCGATGCGTTCGGCCGCGGGACGGCGGTGACGTCCAAGCACACCCGCGCTCTTGCTCCGCGCACCACGACGGCCGATCGCGTCGTGCAGAGCGTGTGCCCGTATTGCGCGGTGGGGTGTGGCCAGAAAGTTTTCGTCAAGGACGAGCAGGTCGTGGCGATCGAGGGCGATCCGGACTCGCCGATTTCGCGGGGTCGGCTGTGCCCCAAGGGGTCGGCCAGCGAGCAGTTGGTCAATTCGCCGGGACGGCAGACCAAGATGCTCTACCGCGCCCCGCGGGCAACCGAATGGCAGTCGCTGGATCTGGACACCGCCGTCGACATGGTGGCCGACCGTTTCGTCGAGGCCCGTCGCCATGCTTGGCAGGACATCGACAAGAAGGGCCACCCGTTGCGGCGCACCATGAAGATCGCCGCGCTCGGCGGCGCCACACTGGACAACGAAGAGAACTACGTCATCAAGAAGCTCTTCACCGCCGCCGGCGCCATCCAGATCGAGAACCAAGCTCGTATTTGACACAGCTCCACGGTTCCCGGTCTGGGAACCTCCTTCGGGCGCGGTGGCGCCACCCAATCACTGCAAGACATGGCCAACGCCGACTGCATCGTTATCCAGGGCTCCAACATGGCCGAGTGCCATCCGGTGGGATTCCAGTGGGTCGAGGAGGCAAAAGCGCGCGGCGCGAAGGTGATTCACGTCGACCCCCGGTTTACCCGCACCTCGGCGGTGTGCGACAGGCACGTCGCGATCCGAGCCGGGTCCGACGTGGTGCTGTTGGGTGCGCTCATCAATCACGTCATCAGCAACGACCTTTGGTTCAGGGAGTATGTGGTCGCGTACACCAACGCGGCCACGCTGATCAACGAAAACTACCGTGATGCCGAGGATTTGGGCGGGCTGTTCTCCGGCTTCGACCCCGAGACGGGACAGTACGACCCGTCGACGTGGGCGTACGCAGGACAGGAAGCGGACGAGGCCGACACCGAACATGGGGCCAGTGCGTCCGCCCGCGCCGCCGGCGATGTGCACGGCAGCGGTGGCCCGCCGTTGCCGCACGCTCGGGTGCAGCGCGACGAGACGTTGCAGCATCCGCGCTCGGTGTTCCAGATCCTCAAGCGGCATTACGCCCGCTACACGCCGGAGATGGTGAAGAACGTCTGCGGCATCAGCCTCGAAGACTTCGACTTCCTCGCCCGCACGATCACCGAGAACTCTGGTCGCGAGCGCACCACCTGTTTCGCCTATGCCGTCGGCTGGACGCAGCACACGCTGGGGGCCCAATTCATCCGCACCGCAACGATTCTGCAGCTGCTGTTGGGTAACGTCGGGCGCCCGGGCAGCGGCATCATGGCGCTGCGCGGGCACGCCACCATCCAAGGCTCCACCGATATCCCGACGCTGTTCAACCTGCTGCCCGGTTACCTGTCCATGCCGAAAGCCGGTGTGCACGACACCTTTCAGGACTACATCGAAGCCGTCGGGCCGAAGAATCAGAAGGGTTTCTGGGCTAACGCGGACACCTACATCGTCAGCCTGCTCAAGGCGTGGTGGGGAGACGCCGCGCGCGCGGACAACGACTGGGCCTACGACTACCTGCCCCGGCTATCCGGCCCGCACGGCACCTATCAGACGGTGATGTCGATGCTCGACGACGAGGTCGACGGATACTTCCTGCTCGGCCAGAACCCGGCCGTCGGGTCGGCACACGGCCGAATGCAGCGCATGGGCATGTCGCACCTGAAGTGGCTGGTGGTGCGCGACCTCAACCTCATCGAGTCGGCCACCTTCTGGAAGGACGGCCCAGAGATCGCATCCGGCGAGCTGAAGACCGAGGACATCGAGACCGAGGTGTTCTTCTTCCCGGCGGCGACGCACGTCGAGAAGGCCGGCTCGTTCACCCAGACGCAACGACTGGTGCAGTGGCGGCACAAGGCCGTCGAGCCGCCCGGCGACTGCCAGAGCGAGCTGCAGTTCTTCGTCGAGCTGGGCAACCGGATCAGGCAGCGGCTGGCCGGGTCGACCGATCCGCGCGACCGGCCGCTACTCGATCTGACGTGGGACTATCCCGTCGACGAGAGCGGCGAGCCCGATGCCACGGCAGTCCTGGCCGAGATCAGTGGCTGCTACCTGACCGGGCCCGACGCCGGCAAACCCGTTCCCGGATATACCGAATTGGGTGCCGACGGGTCGACGGCATGCGGGTGCTGGATCTACTCGGGCGTGTTCGCCGACGGCGTCAACCAAGCCGCTCGCCGGGCGCCGGGCGGCGGCCCGGCGCCGAACCAGTCGCAATGGGGTTGGGCATGGCCGGCCGACCGGCGGATTCTGTACAACCGTGCCTCGGCCGACCCGGACGGAAAGCCGTGGAGCGAGCGCAAGCGCTACATCTGGTGGGACGAAACGTTGGGTCGATGGGTTGGTGATGACGTGCCCGACTTCCCCGTCGACCGTGCGCCCCACGTCCGCCCGGACCCCGACGTCGGCGGCCCCGACGCGTTGGCGGGCGACGACCCGTTCATCATGCAGGCCGACGGCAAGGCCTGGCTGTTCGCGCCCAAGGGCATGGTGGACGGACCGCTGCCCACCCACTACGAGCCGCAGGAGTCGCCGGTCGCCAACGCGCTGTATCCGCAGCAGCAGAATCCGTCGCGAATCATGTTCCCGCGCAAGGACAATCTCTGGGCACCGAGCGCGGGCGACCCCGGCGCGGACGTCTACCCGTATGTGTTCACCACCTACCGGCTCACCGAGCACCACACCGCCGGCGGGATGAGCCGTTGGCTGCCCTATCTGTCCGAGCTGCAGCCCGAGATGTTCTGCGAGGTGTCCCCGGAACTGGCCGCCGAACGCGGGCTCGAGCCCTACGGGTGGGCCACGATCGTCTCGCCGCGGGCCGCGATCGAGGCGCGGGTACTGGTCACCGAACGGATGACGCCGCTGGTGATCGGCGGCCACACCGTGCACCAGATCGGGCTGCCCTACCACTGGGGCGTCGGCAGTGACGCGGTGGTGAGCGGTGACGCGGCCAACGACCTGCTCGGTGTGACTCTCGACCCGAACGTGCAGATCCAGGAGTCCAAGGCCGGGTCCTGCGACATTCGCCCGGGCCGCCGGCCGCGGGGCGAGGCGCTGCTGCGGCTGATCGACGAGTACCAGTCCCGCGCGGGGGTAACCGTGGAGACGGACAATATCCGGATCACCGAGCCTCGCGAGGAGGGCTGATGGGGCAGCTGAGCGGTCCGACCGACCCCGCCGCGGCCGCCGGCTGGGCTGCTGCCAAGCCGCGCAAGGGGTTTTTCACCGACACCTCGATCTGCATCGGTTGCAAGGCCTGCGAAGTCGCGTGCAAGGAATGGAATCGCAACCCCCGCGACGGCGACCTCGAACTGCTGGGCTCTTCGTACGACAACACCGGGGCACTGGGGGCGAGCACCTGGCGGCACGTGGCCTTCATCGAGCAGGGACGGGACCGCATCGAGGAGGCCCGCGAATCCGGCCGCGCGCTCGTCGGTTTGGGGATGCCCGCGATCCCCGGATCCGCCGACGCTCAGGCGGCTGCGAAGCCGCCGGACACCCCGGAGTTCCGCTGGCTGATGTCCTCGGACGTGTGCAAGCACTGCACGCACGCCGGCTGTCTCGACGTCTGCCCGACGGGCGCATTGTTCCGCACCGAGTTCGGCACCGTCGTGGTGCAGCACGACGTGTGCAACGGCTGTGGGACCTGCGTGGCGGGCTGTCCGTTCGGCGTGGTGGAGCGGCGCAGCGACGGCACCTACGCGACTCCGGTGGAGCGACCCGGCCGCCCGAAAGAGGATTTCGTCACGGGAGTGGCCCAGAAGTGCACGCTGTGCTACGACCGCCTCGTCGAGGACCAGACACCAGCCTGCGCCCAGACCTGCCCGACCACGTCGATCAAATTCGGCGATCACGACGACCTGGTAGCTGCTGCGCGGCAACGCGTCGCGCAGCTGCATGACGAAGGCCGCACGGAGGCAAGGCTTTACGGCGCCAACGAAAAAGACGGCGTCGGCGGCACGGGATCGGTGTTCTTGTTGCTCGACGAGCCAGAGGTCTACGGCCTGCCGCCCGACCCGCGGGTGTGTACGGCCGACCTGCCGACGATGTTCAAGCGGGCGACCATGGCCGCGGCCGGCATGGTCGGCGCGGCCGTGTGGGCGTTCTGGAGAAGTCGGTGAGTACCTCCGAATTCGACAGCCTCCGGCCGCCGGAGCCCGCGGGGGGCAAGCGCCGTCGTCGAGGTAAGGGCCGCCGCCGCGACGAGTCGTTGATGGTGCCCGAGGCCGAGTTCACCTCGTATTACGGGAGGCCGGTGGTCAAGCCCGCGCCATGGGGACACGAGGTGGGGGCCTACCTCTTCCTGGGTGGCGTCGCCGGCGGCTCGGGCCTACTGGCGGCCGGTGCCCAGCTCAGCGGGCGAAAGATGTTGCGCCGCAACACCAGATTATCCGCCCTGATCGCGGTGTCGCTGGGCGCCGTCGCGCTGGTGAAGGACCTGGGTCGGCCCGAGCGCTTCGTCAACATGCTGCGGACGGTGAAGCTGACCTCGCCGATGAGCATCGGCTCCTGGATTCTCAGCCTGTTCAGCGCCGGCATCGGTGTCGCCGCGGTCTCCGAGATCGACCGGATGACCGGGGAGCGAATCCCGTTGGGCCCGTTGCGGCCCGTGCTACGCGCGGTCGAGGGGCCGGCCGGATTGGAAGCCGGCGTCTTCGCGGCGCCGCTTGCCGTCTATACCGCCGTGTTGCTCACGGACACCGCGACACCGACGTGGAACGCCGCGTACCGAGACCTGCCGTTCGTGTTCGTCAGCTCGGCGACCCTGGCGGCATCGGGCTTGGCGATGATCACCACCCCGGTCGCCGAGGCCGGGCCCGCCCGCAAGCTGGCGGTCATCGGTGCGGTCTGCGATCTGATCTCCGCCCGGTTCACCGAGTCCCGGATGGACCCGCTGACCAGGGAGCCGCTACACCACGGCACGCCGGGCCGATTGCTGCAGTGCAGCGAATTGCTCGCCGCCGCAGGTGGTTTGGGGGCGTTCTTCGGCGGGGGCCGCCGCGACGTCGCGGCCCTGTCGGGACTGACGCTGCTGACGGCGTCGGCAATGCTGCGGTTCGGTTTCTTCGAAGCCGGCAAGGAATCGGCGCGCGACCCCCGCTACACGATCGAGCCGCAAAAGCGCCGGCTGGCCGCCCGCCGCGCGGCGGGCACCACCGACGACTCGATCACCACCGCGGGTTGACTCAGCCGATCTCGATGCCCTCGCCCGCGACGGTGTGGCCGATCACCGGGTGACCGGGTAGCTCGCCGACGACGAGGAGGCCGCCCGACGTCTGTGCGTCGGCGAGCAACAGCAGGTCGTCCTCGGTGACCCCGGGTCCCGAATGTAATTGCGGCCGAACCCAATCGAGGTTACGTCGCGTCCCGCCGGAGACGAAGCCGTCGCGCAGTGCGTCCCGAGCGGCATCGAGCACCGGTACCGCGGCGCGGTCGATGACGGCGCCCACCTTCGAAGCCCGGCACATCTTGTAGAGGTGGCCCAGCAGGCCGAACCCGGTGACATCGGTGGCCGCCTTCGCGTTCGCCGCCAGGGCGGCCTCGGCGGCGTCGCGGTTGAGCCGGGTCATCGTCGCGATGGCTTCGGCGAACACCTCGCCGGTCTGCTTGTGGCGGTTGTTGAGCAGCCCGGTGCCCAGCGGCTTAGTCAGCGTCAGCGGCAGATCCGGCGCGGCGGAATCGTTGCGCAACAATCGATGTGGATCGGCCACGCCCGTCACCGCCATACCGTACTTCGGTTCCGGGTCGTCGATGGAGTGGCCGCCGATCACCGGGCAGTCTGCCTCCGAGGCCACCGCGAGCCCGCCGCGCAGCACCTCGGTCATCAGCTCCAGGGGTAGCAGGTCCCGGGGCCAGCCCACCAGGTTGATGGCGACGACCGGGCGCCCGCCCATCGCGTACACATCCGACAGCGCGTTGGCCGCCGCGATGCGGCCCCAGTCGTAGGCGTCGTCGACGACCGGCGTGAAGAAGTCCGCCGTGGACAGCACCGCGAGATCGCCGACCAATACCGCCGCCGCGTCGTCGCCGTCGTCGAGCCCGACGAGCACGTCCCCGTGGGTCTGTCCGGCCAGCCCGCGCACCGCCTCCTCGAGCTCGCCGGGCGGGATCTTGCAGGCGCAGCCGCCGCCGTGGGCATACCCGGTGAGGCGTGTGGGGGTCATGGCGCGAGCCTACGACCTCCGCAGCCGCCGGTGGGACGAGTGTTGGTCGGCCGGGACGGGTGCCGACCGCTACGTTGATGCGTGGAGGCGTTTGGGTTCCTGGTGGTCCCCCCGGTCTTCAAAACTGGTGAGGCCGAGCATCTCGGTCTGGCGGGTTCGATTCCCGTCCGCCTCCGCCAGCCGTGCCGAGGAGGTCGAGGACGTAAGTGACACAGGTCGACCCGCGGCGCCTGATTCCGCGCACCGATCAGCTGCTGGCGCTCGCGGCCGTGCAGCAGGCGCGGACCCGGCTGGGCGACACCGTCGTCCGGGCGGTGGTGCGCGACGTTCAGGATGCGGCGCGGCGCGGCGACCTGGCCCCCGATCAGGTGCAGGACGCCGTGCTGTCGGCCCTGGACGCCCACCGGAACACCCGGCTGCGGCCGGTGCTCAACGCCACCGGTGTCGTCGTCCACACCAACCTGGGCCGTGCGCCGCTCGCGGCGAGCGCCGTCGAGGCCCTGATCGCCGCGAGCGGCTACGTCGACGTCGAGCTCGACCTCGCCACCGGCACGCGGTCCAAGCGCGGCGTCGTCCTTCGCCAGGCGCTGCTGGGCGCCTGCCCCGCGGCCGGGGAGGCGTTGGTGGTCAACAACGGCGCCGCCGCGCTGGTGCTGGCGACCACGGCGCTGGCCGCCGGGCGTGAGGTCGTGGTCAGCCGCGGTGAGCTCATCGAGATCGGCGCCGGCTTCCGGCTGCCCGACCTGATCGCCTCGACCGGTGCCTATCTGCGTGAGGTGGGCACCACCAACCGCACCCATCTGCGGGACTACGCCGACGCGATCGGGCCGCAGACCGGGTGCGTCCTGAAGGTGCATCAGAGCAACTTCCGGGTCGAAGGGTTCACCACCGCCGTCTCGACGCCCGAGCTTGCGGCGTTGACCACGGAAAACGGCGTCCCCCTGGTCGTCGACCTGGGCAGTGGGCTGCTCGCGCCCGACCCGCTGCTGCCCGACGAGCCCGACGCGGCCACCGCCCTGGCCGAGGGCGCCGACATCGTCACCGCAAGCGGCGACAAGCTGCTCGGCGGA from Mycobacterium shigaense includes these protein-coding regions:
- the selD gene encoding selenide, water dikinase SelD, which encodes MTPTRLTGYAHGGGCACKIPPGELEEAVRGLAGQTHGDVLVGLDDGDDAAAVLVGDLAVLSTADFFTPVVDDAYDWGRIAAANALSDVYAMGGRPVVAINLVGWPRDLLPLELMTEVLRGGLAVASEADCPVIGGHSIDDPEPKYGMAVTGVADPHRLLRNDSAAPDLPLTLTKPLGTGLLNNRHKQTGEVFAEAIATMTRLNRDAAEAALAANAKAATDVTGFGLLGHLYKMCRASKVGAVIDRAAVPVLDAARDALRDGFVSGGTRRNLDWVRPQLHSGPGVTEDDLLLLADAQTSGGLLVVGELPGHPVIGHTVAGEGIEIG
- the nrfD gene encoding NrfD/PsrC family molybdoenzyme membrane anchor subunit, whose translation is MSTSEFDSLRPPEPAGGKRRRRGKGRRRDESLMVPEAEFTSYYGRPVVKPAPWGHEVGAYLFLGGVAGGSGLLAAGAQLSGRKMLRRNTRLSALIAVSLGAVALVKDLGRPERFVNMLRTVKLTSPMSIGSWILSLFSAGIGVAAVSEIDRMTGERIPLGPLRPVLRAVEGPAGLEAGVFAAPLAVYTAVLLTDTATPTWNAAYRDLPFVFVSSATLAASGLAMITTPVAEAGPARKLAVIGAVCDLISARFTESRMDPLTREPLHHGTPGRLLQCSELLAAAGGLGAFFGGGRRDVAALSGLTLLTASAMLRFGFFEAGKESARDPRYTIEPQKRRLAARRAAGTTDDSITTAG
- the selA gene encoding L-seryl-tRNA(Sec) selenium transferase, with product MTQVDPRRLIPRTDQLLALAAVQQARTRLGDTVVRAVVRDVQDAARRGDLAPDQVQDAVLSALDAHRNTRLRPVLNATGVVVHTNLGRAPLAASAVEALIAASGYVDVELDLATGTRSKRGVVLRQALLGACPAAGEALVVNNGAAALVLATTALAAGREVVVSRGELIEIGAGFRLPDLIASTGAYLREVGTTNRTHLRDYADAIGPQTGCVLKVHQSNFRVEGFTTAVSTPELAALTTENGVPLVVDLGSGLLAPDPLLPDEPDAATALAEGADIVTASGDKLLGGPQAGIVFGSAEVVARLARHPLARAVRADKLTLAALEATVRAGASPVTQALHADAESLRARAERLAGAVGGSVVAHDGRVGGGGAPGVPLPGWAVRLPEAAAAALRTGDPAVLPRVHDGACLVDLRCIPESDDDRLLAAVQAALATLPGADR
- a CDS encoding 4Fe-4S dicluster domain-containing protein, with amino-acid sequence MGQLSGPTDPAAAAGWAAAKPRKGFFTDTSICIGCKACEVACKEWNRNPRDGDLELLGSSYDNTGALGASTWRHVAFIEQGRDRIEEARESGRALVGLGMPAIPGSADAQAAAKPPDTPEFRWLMSSDVCKHCTHAGCLDVCPTGALFRTEFGTVVVQHDVCNGCGTCVAGCPFGVVERRSDGTYATPVERPGRPKEDFVTGVAQKCTLCYDRLVEDQTPACAQTCPTTSIKFGDHDDLVAAARQRVAQLHDEGRTEARLYGANEKDGVGGTGSVFLLLDEPEVYGLPPDPRVCTADLPTMFKRATMAAAGMVGAAVWAFWRSR
- the fdh gene encoding formate dehydrogenase — its product is MAPKLPSPKILLEWPVLRQLRSGDAFGRGTAVTSKHTRALAPRTTTADRVVQSVCPYCAVGCGQKVFVKDEQVVAIEGDPDSPISRGRLCPKGSASEQLVNSPGRQTKMLYRAPRATEWQSLDLDTAVDMVADRFVEARRHAWQDIDKKGHPLRRTMKIAALGGATLDNEENYVIKKLFTAAGAIQIENQARIUHSSTVPGLGTSFGRGGATQSLQDMANADCIVIQGSNMAECHPVGFQWVEEAKARGAKVIHVDPRFTRTSAVCDRHVAIRAGSDVVLLGALINHVISNDLWFREYVVAYTNAATLINENYRDAEDLGGLFSGFDPETGQYDPSTWAYAGQEADEADTEHGASASARAAGDVHGSGGPPLPHARVQRDETLQHPRSVFQILKRHYARYTPEMVKNVCGISLEDFDFLARTITENSGRERTTCFAYAVGWTQHTLGAQFIRTATILQLLLGNVGRPGSGIMALRGHATIQGSTDIPTLFNLLPGYLSMPKAGVHDTFQDYIEAVGPKNQKGFWANADTYIVSLLKAWWGDAARADNDWAYDYLPRLSGPHGTYQTVMSMLDDEVDGYFLLGQNPAVGSAHGRMQRMGMSHLKWLVVRDLNLIESATFWKDGPEIASGELKTEDIETEVFFFPAATHVEKAGSFTQTQRLVQWRHKAVEPPGDCQSELQFFVELGNRIRQRLAGSTDPRDRPLLDLTWDYPVDESGEPDATAVLAEISGCYLTGPDAGKPVPGYTELGADGSTACGCWIYSGVFADGVNQAARRAPGGGPAPNQSQWGWAWPADRRILYNRASADPDGKPWSERKRYIWWDETLGRWVGDDVPDFPVDRAPHVRPDPDVGGPDALAGDDPFIMQADGKAWLFAPKGMVDGPLPTHYEPQESPVANALYPQQQNPSRIMFPRKDNLWAPSAGDPGADVYPYVFTTYRLTEHHTAGGMSRWLPYLSELQPEMFCEVSPELAAERGLEPYGWATIVSPRAAIEARVLVTERMTPLVIGGHTVHQIGLPYHWGVGSDAVVSGDAANDLLGVTLDPNVQIQESKAGSCDIRPGRRPRGEALLRLIDEYQSRAGVTVETDNIRITEPREEG